Proteins from one Salinispora arenicola genomic window:
- a CDS encoding PspC domain-containing protein yields the protein MTIGGTPQPPYKQLRRPTTDRMIAGVASGVGRYLNVDPTLIRVIFAVTGLLTGGIALLAYPIMWFLMPAEPANAPAWPHPAGSTTATQTWPGPGPQSPTPPAG from the coding sequence ATGACGATCGGCGGAACTCCCCAGCCCCCGTACAAACAGCTCCGTCGCCCCACCACCGACCGGATGATCGCCGGGGTGGCCAGTGGCGTCGGCCGCTACCTCAACGTCGACCCCACCCTGATCCGGGTGATCTTCGCGGTCACCGGTCTGCTCACCGGCGGGATCGCACTACTCGCATACCCGATCATGTGGTTCCTGATGCCGGCGGAGCCGGCGAACGCACCGGCCTGGCCGCACCCGGCCGGATCGACCACTGCTACCCAAACCTGGCCAGGACCGGGGCCCCAGTCGCCGACTCCCCCCGCCGGATGA
- the guaA gene encoding glutamine-hydrolyzing GMP synthase: protein MSTPRPVLVVDFGAQYAQLIARRVREARVYSEIVPHSMPVAEMLAKDPAAIILSGGPSSVYVPNAPQVDAGVFEAGVPVFGICYGFQAMAQALGGTVARTGNREYGGTPLRPRPDSGALLRDLPGDLPVWMSHGDCVTEAPPGFVVTAESAGAPVAAFEDPTGRRAGVQFHPEVGHTAHGQEMLTRFLHDIAGIEPTWTPENIIDEQVARIREQVGTKEVICGLSGGVDSAVAAALVHRAVGDQLTCVFVDHGLLRAGEAEQVEKDYVAATGIRLKVVDSADRFLTALAGVSDPERKRKIIGREFIRTFEAAARDIAAHGDVEFLVQGTLYPDVVESGGGAGTASIKSHHNVGGLPEDLGFSLVEPLRTLFKDEVRALGLQLGLPEAMVWRHPFPGPGLAIRIIGAVDRERLDVLRRADFIARQELSAAGLDRGVWQFPVVLLADVRSVGVQGDGRSYGHPVVLRPVSSEDAMTADWSRLPYDLIARISTRITNEVAEVNRVVLDVTSKPPGTIEWE, encoded by the coding sequence ATGAGCACGCCGCGCCCCGTCCTGGTGGTGGACTTCGGAGCCCAGTACGCCCAGCTCATCGCGCGCCGGGTGCGGGAGGCCCGGGTCTACTCGGAGATCGTCCCGCACTCGATGCCGGTGGCCGAGATGCTGGCGAAGGACCCGGCAGCGATCATTCTCTCCGGCGGCCCGTCCAGCGTTTACGTGCCGAATGCGCCGCAGGTCGACGCCGGGGTGTTCGAGGCCGGTGTGCCGGTCTTCGGTATCTGTTACGGCTTCCAGGCGATGGCCCAGGCCCTTGGGGGCACGGTCGCAAGGACCGGCAACCGGGAGTACGGAGGTACCCCGCTGCGTCCGCGGCCGGATTCCGGGGCGTTGCTCCGTGACCTTCCCGGTGACCTGCCGGTCTGGATGAGCCACGGCGACTGTGTGACGGAGGCGCCGCCCGGTTTCGTGGTGACCGCCGAGTCGGCGGGGGCTCCGGTGGCAGCCTTCGAGGACCCAACCGGGCGGCGGGCCGGGGTGCAGTTCCATCCGGAGGTCGGGCACACGGCGCACGGCCAGGAGATGCTGACCCGTTTCCTCCACGACATCGCCGGCATCGAGCCCACCTGGACGCCGGAGAACATCATCGACGAGCAGGTGGCGCGGATCCGTGAGCAGGTCGGCACCAAGGAGGTCATCTGTGGCCTGAGTGGCGGTGTCGACTCCGCGGTCGCCGCGGCGCTGGTGCACCGGGCCGTCGGTGACCAACTGACCTGCGTTTTTGTTGACCATGGTCTGCTCCGGGCGGGTGAGGCCGAGCAGGTGGAGAAGGACTACGTTGCCGCCACCGGAATCAGGCTGAAGGTGGTCGACTCAGCTGACCGTTTCCTGACGGCACTGGCCGGCGTGTCCGATCCCGAGCGGAAGCGCAAGATCATCGGCCGGGAGTTCATTCGGACCTTCGAGGCCGCAGCCCGGGACATCGCCGCGCACGGTGATGTGGAGTTCCTGGTCCAGGGCACCCTCTACCCGGATGTGGTGGAGTCCGGTGGCGGTGCGGGCACCGCCAGCATCAAGAGCCACCACAATGTCGGCGGACTTCCGGAGGACCTCGGGTTCTCCCTGGTCGAACCGCTTCGCACGCTCTTCAAGGACGAGGTCCGCGCGCTCGGCCTTCAACTCGGCCTGCCGGAGGCGATGGTCTGGCGGCACCCGTTCCCCGGGCCGGGGCTCGCCATCCGGATCATCGGGGCGGTCGACCGGGAGCGGCTCGACGTGCTCCGCCGGGCCGACTTCATCGCTCGGCAGGAACTCAGCGCCGCCGGTCTGGACCGTGGTGTGTGGCAGTTCCCGGTGGTTCTCCTGGCGGACGTGCGCAGCGTGGGTGTGCAGGGTGACGGGCGCAGCTACGGGCACCCGGTGGTCCTGCGTCCGGTTTCCAGTGAGGACGCGATGACGGCCGACTGGTCGCGGCTGCCGTACGACCTGATCGCTCGGATCTCCACTCGGATCACGAATGAGGTCGCCGAGGTGAACCGGGTGGTTCTGGACGTGACCAGCAAGCCGCCGGGCACCATCGAGTGGGAGTGA
- a CDS encoding FAD-dependent oxidoreductase: MRYDVVVIGSGFGGGVAALRLAEKGYRVGVIEAGRRFADDEFPQTSWRLRRFVWAPRLGCYGLQRITLLRAGNRRAGGGVLVLSGAGVGGGSLVYANTLYEPLDAFFGDPQWRDITDWRDELTRHFDQAKRMLGVTTYPVTTGADRAMRAVADRMGVGHTYRATPVGVHIGRPGQRVPDPYFGGAGPERTGCTHCGACMTGCRHGAKNTLVKNYLWLAERLGARVHPLTTVTAVRPVEGGGYAVHTARTGAWLRGRTQVIHADQVVFAAGALGTQRLLHGMKAIGALPRLSPRLGELTRTNSEAIVGASVPRRRARADGTDFTEGVAITSSFHPDSQTHIEPVRYGRGSNAMALLQSLLVDGGPRRVRRWLGTHVRRPRDVVRMLSVRNWSERTVIALVMQSVDNSLTTRLRRGLRGRRLVSDAGHGAPNPTWIPAGNRAARLLAEEINGVAGGSLTEPFNIPVTAHILGGAVIGATPDDGVVDPWHRVYGHPGLHVVDGAAVSANLGVNPSLTITAQAERAMSFWPNKGDEDHRPPLGSSYVRLAPVPPDNPAVPADAPGALR, encoded by the coding sequence ATGCGGTACGACGTGGTCGTCATCGGGTCCGGATTCGGCGGTGGCGTCGCCGCGCTACGGCTCGCCGAGAAGGGCTACCGGGTCGGGGTGATAGAGGCGGGCCGACGCTTCGCCGACGATGAGTTCCCACAGACCTCGTGGCGGCTGCGCCGCTTCGTCTGGGCACCGCGGCTGGGTTGTTACGGCCTGCAGCGGATCACGTTGCTGCGGGCGGGCAACCGGCGGGCCGGCGGCGGTGTGTTGGTGCTTTCCGGCGCCGGGGTGGGCGGAGGTTCACTGGTCTACGCGAACACCTTGTACGAGCCGTTGGACGCCTTCTTCGGGGATCCGCAGTGGCGGGACATCACCGACTGGCGGGACGAGTTGACCCGCCATTTCGATCAGGCGAAGCGGATGCTCGGCGTCACCACGTACCCGGTCACGACCGGAGCGGATCGGGCGATGCGGGCGGTGGCGGACCGGATGGGGGTCGGGCACACGTACCGGGCCACCCCGGTCGGGGTGCACATCGGTCGGCCCGGGCAGCGGGTGCCCGACCCGTACTTCGGCGGGGCGGGGCCGGAGCGCACCGGGTGTACGCACTGCGGCGCCTGCATGACGGGGTGTCGGCACGGCGCGAAGAACACGTTGGTCAAGAACTACCTGTGGCTGGCCGAGCGGCTCGGGGCGCGGGTGCACCCGTTGACGACCGTGACCGCCGTCCGGCCGGTCGAGGGGGGCGGGTACGCGGTGCACACCGCACGTACCGGCGCCTGGCTGCGTGGGCGGACCCAGGTGATTCACGCTGACCAGGTGGTCTTCGCGGCCGGTGCGTTGGGTACGCAGCGCCTGCTGCACGGGATGAAGGCCATCGGGGCGCTGCCCCGGCTCTCGCCCCGCCTCGGTGAGTTGACCCGAACCAACTCGGAGGCGATCGTCGGTGCGTCGGTGCCCCGGCGGCGGGCGCGAGCGGACGGGACCGACTTCACCGAGGGGGTGGCGATCACGAGTTCGTTCCACCCTGACTCACAGACGCACATCGAGCCGGTCCGTTACGGCCGGGGCTCGAATGCGATGGCGCTGCTCCAGTCCCTGCTGGTCGACGGCGGTCCTCGGCGGGTACGCCGCTGGCTGGGCACCCACGTGCGGCGGCCCCGCGACGTGGTGCGGATGCTGTCGGTCCGTAACTGGTCCGAGCGCACCGTGATCGCCCTGGTCATGCAGTCGGTGGACAATTCGCTGACCACTCGCCTCCGGCGAGGGCTCCGCGGCCGTCGGCTTGTCTCCGATGCCGGTCACGGAGCGCCGAACCCGACCTGGATCCCGGCCGGCAACCGGGCGGCTCGGCTCCTCGCCGAGGAGATCAACGGGGTGGCGGGCGGTTCGCTCACCGAACCGTTCAACATCCCGGTGACCGCGCACATCCTGGGTGGCGCGGTGATCGGTGCCACCCCGGACGACGGCGTGGTCGACCCGTGGCACCGGGTGTACGGGCACCCCGGGCTGCACGTCGTCGACGGTGCCGCGGTCTCGGCCAATCTCGGGGTGAACCCGAGCCTGACCATCACGGCCCAGGCCGAGCGGGCCATGTCCTTCTGGCCGAACAAGGGTGACGAGGATCACCGCCCTCCGCTCGGCTCGTCGTACGTCCGGCTGGCCCCCGTGCCTCCGGACAATCCGGCGGTGCCGGCCGACGCACCCGGCGCGCTGCGGTAG
- a CDS encoding phosphatidylserine decarboxylase — translation MTQSPAVLPFGRSGPVRIGERAARVLVSELARINDPKAVLLVDASPESPVLAAAIEALLPGDTLTVVPATSSSAGMLREHLTSLGPWVTERVRVVDALADADAEGAVVAIVGEPVTGTVEEARATVDGLGKYLANGAVVSVATPAAGRADSASGELGRQAALHGVGSDLLLRNNPPLRVHRLRFTPADAAAAVGMAPAYRPSSVPLTRTMHVDSNGVAAAGIALGLAALARVARPTSKMWLLPALAAAPVAAFFRDPERDVPEDPSAVVAAADGRVLSVQRLSDERFGDGEWLRIAVFLSVLDVHVNRSPVAGRVVDYFVTDGGFANAMKSEAEHNVAAYTVLDTTHGTVVVAQRTGLIARRIVQRAPIGSLLAKGERFGLIRFGSRTDVYLPADAAEPLVGPGDRVVGGSSVIARWR, via the coding sequence ATGACCCAGTCCCCCGCCGTGCTCCCCTTCGGCCGGTCCGGTCCGGTCCGCATCGGCGAGCGCGCCGCTCGTGTCCTCGTCTCGGAACTCGCCCGGATCAACGATCCGAAGGCTGTTCTCCTGGTTGACGCCAGCCCGGAGTCCCCGGTGCTCGCCGCGGCGATCGAGGCGCTGCTACCCGGTGACACGCTCACCGTCGTGCCGGCCACGTCGTCGAGCGCCGGGATGCTGCGCGAGCACCTGACCTCCCTGGGCCCCTGGGTCACCGAACGTGTCCGGGTCGTCGACGCGCTGGCCGACGCCGATGCCGAGGGCGCGGTGGTGGCGATCGTCGGTGAGCCGGTGACCGGGACCGTCGAGGAGGCCCGCGCGACCGTCGACGGGCTCGGCAAGTACCTCGCCAACGGAGCCGTGGTGAGCGTTGCCACACCCGCCGCTGGGCGTGCCGACAGCGCGAGCGGCGAACTGGGCCGCCAGGCCGCGCTCCACGGTGTCGGTAGCGACCTGCTGCTGCGCAACAACCCACCCCTACGGGTACACCGGCTGCGCTTCACCCCGGCCGACGCGGCGGCGGCGGTGGGGATGGCACCGGCGTACCGACCCTCGAGCGTGCCGCTGACCCGCACGATGCACGTCGACAGCAACGGGGTGGCCGCCGCCGGAATCGCGCTCGGGCTCGCGGCGTTGGCCCGGGTGGCCCGCCCGACGTCAAAAATGTGGCTGCTGCCCGCCCTCGCCGCCGCGCCGGTGGCCGCCTTCTTCCGGGATCCGGAACGGGACGTGCCAGAGGACCCGTCGGCGGTGGTGGCAGCGGCCGACGGCCGGGTGCTCTCCGTACAGCGGCTGTCCGACGAACGTTTCGGTGACGGCGAGTGGCTGCGAATCGCGGTGTTCCTGTCGGTACTCGACGTCCACGTCAACCGCTCCCCGGTGGCGGGCAGGGTGGTCGACTACTTCGTCACCGACGGCGGCTTCGCCAACGCGATGAAGTCCGAGGCGGAGCACAACGTCGCGGCCTACACAGTGCTGGACACCACACACGGAACAGTGGTCGTGGCGCAACGTACCGGCTTGATCGCCCGACGCATCGTGCAGCGGGCGCCCATCGGGTCGCTACTCGCGAAGGGCGAGCGGTTCGGCCTGATCAGGTTCGGCTCCCGCACCGACGTCTACCTGCCAGCCGATGCGGCGGAGCCGCTGGTCGGTCCCGGCGACCGGGTGGTCGGTGGATCGTCGGTCATCGCCCGCTGGCGCTGA
- a CDS encoding NUDIX domain-containing protein, which yields MTLMLEPLRRIAAYAVCTNSVSQILLVRASQRSGTPGTWSLPGGAVDHGEDPCDTVVRETAAETGLSVSVATLTDVLADMRALPERGITIHTDRLLYRVSVRGGTLTERVDQPTDLARWFTLEQARELPLRSFTARALGLSTSSADMVPDEPPEFPSFYAVEGPDGLHRAQRFAAYAVVTDPDDRVLLTRVSDGYPGAGCWHLPGGGTDYGEQPGAALIRELVEETGQTGRLVELLGVASHRDAASLGPEGYPIDWHGVRAFYRVVVDQPAPPTVTDIGGSTCEARWFAKEELGALPVHRLTEVTAEAVQAARLT from the coding sequence GTGACCCTCATGCTGGAGCCGCTTCGTAGGATTGCGGCGTACGCGGTTTGTACTAATTCGGTCAGTCAGATTCTGCTGGTCCGCGCATCGCAGCGCTCCGGTACACCCGGTACATGGTCGCTGCCCGGGGGCGCGGTCGACCACGGCGAAGACCCGTGCGACACGGTGGTCCGGGAGACCGCTGCCGAGACCGGGCTGTCGGTCAGTGTCGCCACCCTCACCGACGTGCTCGCCGACATGCGGGCGTTGCCCGAACGGGGCATCACCATCCACACCGACCGCCTGCTCTACCGGGTGTCGGTGCGGGGCGGGACGCTGACCGAACGAGTCGACCAGCCCACCGACCTGGCTCGCTGGTTCACTCTGGAACAGGCCCGGGAGCTGCCGTTGCGTTCGTTCACGGCGCGGGCCCTCGGCCTGTCCACCTCCTCGGCGGACATGGTGCCGGACGAGCCTCCCGAGTTCCCGTCCTTCTACGCCGTCGAGGGGCCGGACGGCCTGCACCGGGCGCAGCGCTTCGCCGCATATGCGGTCGTCACCGATCCGGACGACCGGGTGTTGCTCACCCGGGTCTCCGACGGGTACCCGGGCGCCGGCTGCTGGCACCTGCCAGGCGGCGGGACGGACTACGGTGAGCAGCCGGGCGCAGCCCTGATCCGTGAGCTGGTCGAGGAGACCGGGCAGACCGGGCGGCTGGTCGAGCTGCTCGGCGTGGCGAGCCACCGCGACGCCGCCTCGCTCGGTCCGGAGGGTTACCCGATCGACTGGCACGGTGTCCGCGCCTTCTACCGGGTCGTGGTCGACCAGCCCGCTCCGCCGACCGTCACCGACATCGGGGGGTCCACCTGTGAGGCCCGCTGGTTCGCGAAGGAGGAGCTGGGTGCCCTCCCGGTCCATCGGCTGACCGAGGTGACGGCCGAGGCGGTCCAGGCCGCCCGCCTGACCTGA
- a CDS encoding NUDIX hydrolase, with protein MVQRRRMAAHGVLRDDGGRVLLVRGAAECPYPGAWQLPGGRLWHAEHPAAAAVRGFGEATGLAVTATDIRAAVADLVTLDAGVAVHTDRMVFDVTAGTGGAFRPESGGDSDELGWFTPGSVTAVPVMPFTAELLGLSGAPLPLEVPGVLPAAWTVPVPADRRHRFGAYGLVTDPAGRVLLTLIADGYPGAGSWHLPGGGTDHGEAPEAGLLRELVEESAQVGRVVELIGVDSLHVPRAMGPEGRPLDWYTVRVIYTVAVDEPTEAVVTELAGGSTAQASWFTVADLAGLRLSDVAGRMITEWIG; from the coding sequence GTGGTGCAGCGGCGGCGGATGGCGGCGCACGGGGTGCTGCGGGACGACGGCGGGCGGGTGCTGCTCGTCCGGGGGGCGGCCGAGTGCCCATACCCGGGTGCCTGGCAGTTGCCGGGCGGCAGGTTGTGGCACGCCGAGCATCCGGCCGCCGCGGCTGTCCGCGGATTCGGCGAGGCGACCGGGCTGGCCGTGACAGCGACCGATATCCGGGCGGCTGTCGCCGACCTGGTCACCCTCGATGCCGGAGTCGCCGTGCACACCGACCGGATGGTGTTCGACGTGACGGCGGGAACGGGCGGTGCGTTCCGGCCGGAGTCAGGCGGAGACAGTGACGAACTGGGGTGGTTCACCCCCGGTTCGGTGACGGCCGTGCCGGTGATGCCGTTCACCGCGGAACTACTCGGGCTGTCGGGCGCACCCTTGCCGCTCGAGGTTCCCGGGGTGCTGCCGGCAGCCTGGACCGTCCCGGTGCCGGCCGACCGACGGCACCGCTTCGGCGCGTATGGCCTGGTCACCGACCCGGCCGGACGGGTACTGCTGACGCTGATCGCGGATGGCTATCCGGGTGCCGGTAGCTGGCATCTGCCTGGTGGCGGCACCGACCATGGTGAGGCGCCGGAGGCGGGATTGCTCCGCGAGCTGGTGGAGGAGTCCGCCCAGGTCGGTCGAGTCGTCGAGCTGATCGGCGTGGACAGCCTCCATGTTCCGCGGGCGATGGGGCCGGAGGGGCGTCCACTGGACTGGTATACCGTTCGGGTGATCTATACGGTGGCGGTCGATGAACCGACCGAGGCGGTGGTGACGGAGCTGGCCGGAGGGTCGACCGCGCAGGCGAGCTGGTTCACCGTCGCCGACCTCGCCGGGCTCCGGCTCAGCGATGTGGCCGGCCGGATGATCACCGAGTGGATCGGCTGA
- a CDS encoding CDP-alcohol phosphatidyltransferase family protein, producing MRRSGTIARQVLWVRAGRHNGDLRAGTDRALTGRRFTGRRYARYNAEAEAIVPVSPAVAPATSVDEPAAISIPLLPGERTAARRMKFVVVNGCTLASLVLGMLAIFLAMQSEVRPAALCLMACVAFDGLDGALARRLGVASPFGAQMDSLADMCSFGLAAPVVVYASLAGSVPPAAAAVACALVAGCAAIRLARFNVSPKDGRFFCGVPTTMAAAVLALTVAIGLPVSGLVLLGGVALLAFAMVSSFPYAKLARLVKLPPWVWLAPVIGALVDIRLTFALVVVGYLLSGPVLWLRQRRTI from the coding sequence TTGCGGCGCAGTGGCACGATCGCCCGGCAGGTGCTGTGGGTCCGGGCGGGTCGCCACAACGGTGACCTCCGTGCCGGAACCGACCGGGCGCTGACCGGGCGCCGGTTCACCGGGCGTCGCTACGCCCGGTACAACGCCGAGGCCGAGGCGATCGTCCCGGTGAGCCCCGCCGTAGCCCCGGCGACGTCGGTGGACGAGCCGGCGGCGATCTCCATTCCGCTGCTTCCCGGGGAGCGGACGGCGGCCCGGCGGATGAAGTTCGTGGTGGTCAACGGGTGCACCCTCGCCAGCCTCGTCCTCGGTATGTTGGCGATCTTCCTCGCCATGCAGAGCGAGGTACGGCCGGCGGCGCTCTGCCTGATGGCCTGTGTCGCGTTCGACGGTCTCGACGGTGCCCTCGCCCGCAGACTCGGCGTGGCCAGCCCCTTCGGTGCCCAGATGGACTCGCTGGCCGACATGTGCTCCTTCGGGCTCGCCGCCCCGGTCGTGGTCTATGCCTCGCTGGCCGGCTCGGTCCCGCCGGCAGCCGCCGCGGTGGCCTGCGCACTCGTCGCGGGCTGCGCCGCGATCCGCCTTGCCCGGTTCAACGTCTCACCGAAGGACGGCCGCTTCTTCTGCGGCGTCCCGACCACCATGGCCGCTGCCGTGCTCGCCCTGACCGTCGCCATCGGGCTGCCGGTGTCCGGGCTGGTCCTGCTCGGCGGGGTGGCGCTGCTCGCCTTCGCGATGGTCTCCAGCTTCCCGTACGCAAAGCTCGCTCGCCTGGTGAAACTGCCGCCCTGGGTTTGGCTGGCTCCGGTGATCGGCGCGCTCGTCGACATCCGGCTCACTTTCGCCCTGGTTGTGGTGGGCTACCTACTCAGCGGTCCGGTGCTCTGGCTGCGGCAGCGTCGCACCATCTGA